A genomic segment from Bufo bufo chromosome 8, aBufBuf1.1, whole genome shotgun sequence encodes:
- the LOC120977545 gene encoding lysozyme C-1-like, with amino-acid sequence MKAAFCLIFLTLFVASHAKVFTKCELAKALKTAGLDGYYGYSLANWMCMAYYESRYTTNAMYDNGWSRDYGVFQINSYWWCNDGKTSGAVGACSISCNNLMNDDISDDITCAKRVVRDPNGMGAWTWTPRRMPAKEGRKPAKEEDHHHRELAPSTWPMFDQKIQDQLLVDQSEEEMRY; translated from the exons ATGAAGGCTGCCTTCTGCCTCATTTTCCTCACTTTGTTCGTGGCCAGCCATGCCAAAGTCTTCACCAAATGTGAGCTGGCCAAAGCCCTGAAAACCGCTGGTCTTGATGGATACTATGGTTACAGTCTGGCCAACT ggatgtGTATGGCCTACTATGAAAGTCGCTACACCACCAACGCCATGTACGACAATGGCTGGAGCCGAGATTATGGAGTCTTCCAGATCAACAGCTACTGGTGGTGTAATGATGGAAAGACATCCGGAGCCGTGGGGGCTTGTAGCATCAGCTGTAACA ATTTGATGAATGATGACATCAGTGATGACATTACATGTGCCAAGAGGGTTGTCAGAGATCCCAATGGCATGGGGGCCTG gacatggacacCAAGAAGGATGCCAGCAAAAGAAGGAAGGAAGCCAGCAAAAGAAGAGGATCATCATCATAGAGAACTGGCCCCT AGCACTTGGCCAATGTTTGACCAAAAAATTCAAGATCAATTATTGGTTGACCAGTCTGAAGAAGAAATGAGATACTAA